Within the Drosophila melanogaster chromosome 3R genome, the region TGCAGAGCACAGCTATCAGCGACAGGCCAAAGGTAAAGGCAACCAACAAGAACAACCGAAAGCAAgcggccgcagcagcagcagctgcagcagcagcggcggcggcagcagcagcggccgcCCAACACGCCCAGCAAGTGTTGCCGAACCCAATGGTCTCCATCTATAATAACCTGGTACGTTTTGCTAACGCTTACCTTTTTTattcatacaaataaaacattgTATTTATACGCAGCATTTGCAGCACTTGCAGCATCCGCATCTCCAGTTTCAGCAGCAACTTCAACTGCATCACCAGCGAGTAGCTGGACTGGACAATGCagcggctgcagcagcagcagcggcttcATCCGCGAACATGGCCTACTCTATTTCTCCGGCATCTCCACTTCCCTCGCCCACTGGCAGCGGCAACTATGTCgatcagcagctgcaacagcagtCCATGGATGTTGCTCTACAGCGCAAGACGGCCATGGACGATTTCCGTGGCATGTTGGAGACGGCGGTAAATGGTCCAAGGGGCAGAAAAGACCTGGCTCTTAACACACCACAGCTGAACTTCTTCAAGGACGGCTGGCATATGGTGGGAGTGCACAATTTCTTTGGTGATCAGCCAAAGTCGCCCACTGAAACACCGCCTGAAATGGAGGAGACTACCATGTCCTCACCGACCGAAGCAGATCGTCTCGGATCGGAGCCTCGGGCCGAGATGAAGAACTTGGCCACGCTCTGCTcggccgcagcagcagctgctgctgtggcagcGGTTAACAAGGATCAGGTTGAGATTAGTTCGGATCTTGAGAGCGAATGCGAGGATGATGCAGAAGGTGGTGCTGGGGCAGATTGCGAGGAAAACACACTGCCGCCGGAGCCAATTGAATTGGCGGCCGCTCTAAGGGAGGATGGCATAATTGTGGAGGAAGAAGAGgatgacgaggaggaggatgatgatgatgaagagcAGGATACCAACAGCGGTGAGGTCGACAAGCTAAACTATGATGACGAAGACGCGGAGGTGGACAACGATGGTGAAGTAGACTACATCGACGAAGACGAAGGTGGTGGAGAaggcgaagaagaagaagatgaTGCAGATGATGACGAGTTCTTCTTGGACGAGCCTGATAGCGACCAAGGAACtggcaacaataataacaattccaAAAGCGGCGCCAGTTCGTTGCCATTGAAACAGCGCAAAATGGCCACTCGGTTGGAAAACCTAATCCTAAACTCGCAGACAGTGTGCGACTTCCCGCCTGAACTTAGCAACTCGGAACTGGTTCATGTCCTGCCCCAAATAAGCAATCTCAAGGCAGCGGCCAACAGCAACGCGGCTCTGAACAGCGTACTCCAGCAGCAGTTGGCAGCAGCCTCCGCGGCAGCGGCGCACGCCAAAGCGTCTGTAGTCcaccagaagcagcagcatgGAGAGGGAGATCAGCAATGCGGTAAGATCAGAAACGGATATTTATCATATCTATATTCTAATTTGGTTACGACGACGACCTGTGTTTGCAGAAGATGACGGCAGTGCCAGCGCAAGTGAGCTATATTCGGGTTTGGAGCACTTTGCCAATGATGGCGAAATGGAGGATATATTCCAGGCAAGTTAATTTAAACTAAAAGGAATATGaatgttaattgatttattgttCTAAGCATTAGTTGCATATAATAACCATATATTTGTACTTTTTGTTATAGGAATTGGCAAGTAGCCTAAACTATCCCGAGCTTGCCGAGTTTAGCCTCAATCAGATGTGCAAGGGTCGATTTGCTGGAAATTGGGCGCAATCTTCCGGCAAGTGGACTGGTCAGGAGCAGTTGGTGGGTGTGGTAAGGTCGCCGGGTCTCATTAACCCAGGCGATGTTCCGCAGGATGCCCAGCGACAGGCGAATCTTGTCCTCCTCGACTATCCCATGCAGCAAAACATCCAACTAGAGCAGCGGCTACTCGATGCTGAGGAAATGCACCTGCAGGTTAGTTTCATTATCCACAGCTAAGGGATTCggattttaaaaaatacaatttacttTTCTTTGTAGCAACACCAGCAAACACCGCTCTCCTTACTGCCCTTTACggatgagcagcagcagcagcttcatcACCAAGCTTTGTCCAATGCATCCGATTttcagcaacaccaacagctTGCCCTGGAAAACGATCCAGAACTAAAGCAGCAGCTTCAGCAGAACTCCAACGCGCGCATAATTAAAGCTGTTGCTGcccagcatcagcagcagcctCCAACCAACTTCGTTTACAACGTGGAAAGCGGCGACAAGAATGCTCCGCCAGTGCAATTGCTCTTCCAGTTGCCACCACACATGGCGCAACATCAggcgcagcaacagcagggcGTTGGAGAGCCTCTTACcgaacagcaacagcagcagttaCACGCTGAGCAGGCGCATCTCTTTCAGCATCGAACTGGCGGTCAGCGTCCGCCCACCCAGAGTGAGTTAGAGCAGGTGGCTCAAGAGCTATTGCTTCAGCGAAGCGGCCAGGTGCCGGCAGGAGCTCCTGTTGTTGGTGTTCAGGCAATTCCACTCAAGCAAAAACACTTTAACCTGCATCCGCCGCCGTGTCCACCCACCTGTGTCCAGCATCAGGTATGTTCATACATCTCAAGAGAATCAAGTGAAGTCTTATGCGCTATACACTATATTCTAGGTGGCCACGCAGACGCATCCTGCTTCTGTTGTAGTGCCGCAGCCTGCTGTAGGATATACACAATTCGCTCTTCAGGCCTctcagcaacagcaaatgcAACAAAACGAGCTCTCCATTTGGCCGATGGCCACGCCTACTCCCGCGCCCAGCAGCGGTGTAAGCTCGACCAAGTCGATGCCCGGCGGCATTGCCAAAAAGGCCATTGACAAGCAGTCGCGCAAGGAACGTCGTTGCGTGGTGCGCCAGACACCAGCAGGCATTCAAGGTGGGTCATCCCTACATAATTAGTATCTTATTCATTTGTAGTCTTTACATATAACCagattacattttatttcatcaaatttaaataattaaatttaatttcccttGCAGAGAACACCAAACTCCATCTACAGCCTCAGGTCGCAACAGCCCAGCAACAATTTCTAGTGCAGAACCAGTTAGCAGTTGCGACCACCGTGAGTTTGGACAAGACTATCGAAATAGATTCAGAGACGGAATCCAACCACGACACGGCGCTAACCTTGGCTTGTGCCGGCGGTCATGAAGAGCTGGTGGAACTGTTGATCAATAGGGGAGCAAACATCGAGCACCGTGATAAGAAGGGATTCACACCGCTTATACTAGCCGCTACCGCTGGCCACGACAAAGTCGTGGACATTCTGCTCAAGCACAGCGCTGAGTTGGAGGCTCAATCAGAGCGTACGAAGGATACACCGTTGTCCCTGGCATGTTCTGGCGGCCGATACGAGGTGGTGGAACTTCTGCTTAGCGTTGGTGCCAACAAGGAGCACCGCAATGTATCTGATTACACTCCACTGAGCTTGGCAGCCAGTGGGGGCTATGTGAACATCATTAAACTGTTGCTTAGCCATGGAGCAGAGATCAATTCGCGAACGGGCAGCAAACTGGGCATTTCACCGCTTATGCTAGCCGCTATGAATGGTCATACGCCGGCGGTTAAGTTGCTTTTAGATCAGGGATCGGACATAAATGCCCAGATCGAGACGAATCGCAATACGGCCTTGACTTTGGCTTGCTTCCAGGGCAGACACGAGGTCGTAAGTCTGCTGCTTGACCGACGGGCCAATGTGGAGCATCGAGCTAAGACGGGCCTGACCCCACTCATGGAAGCCGCGTCAGGCGGTTACATAGAGGTTGGTCGCGTTCTGCTGGACAAGGGTGCGGATGTGAATGCTGCTCCGGTGCCGACGTCCAGGGATACGGCTCTAACAATTGCCGCCGACAAGGGCCATCAAAAGTTCGTGGAGCTCCTGCTATCTCGTAATGCCAGCGTAGAGGTAAAAAATAAGAAGGGTAACTCCCCACTCTGGCTGGCTGCCCATGGTGGTCACCTGAGTGTGGTTGAGCTTTTGTACGACCATAATGCTGACATTGACTCACAGGATAATCGACGTGTTTCCTGTCTGATGGCTGCCTTCCGCAAGGGGCACACCAAGATTGTGAAGTGGATGGTGCAGTATGTGTCCCAGTTTCCCTCTGACCAGGAGATGATTCGCTTCATTGGTACCATAAGTGACAAGGAGCTGATAGACAAGTGTTTTGACTGCATGAAGATCCTGCGTAGCGCCAAAGAGGCCCAGGCCGTCAAGGCCAATAAGAATGCTTCGATCCTTTTGGAGGAGCTGGATTTGGAGCGGACTCGCGAAGAGAGCCGCAAAGCTGCCGCCGCCCGTCGTCGTGAgcgcaagaagaagaagaagatggAGAAGAAAGAGGAGAAGCGCCGTCAACAACAGGGCAATGGGCCTGGCGGAGACGATATGCAaggcgatgacgatgacgcCAGTGACAAGGATGATGATTCCGACAAGGACGATGAAGACGAGGAGGCAGCGCCGGCCGCCGCCCGCGAGGAGGGAGACTCTGGCATCGATCAGGGCTCGTGCTCCAGCGGAGACACCAAAGGTGCGCGCTTCGGTGGCAGTCAGTCCGCTCAGGCTGCGGAAGCGGCAGCCAATTCCGTGTCCACCAACAGTCAGGGAAAGAAGAACAAGAAGCAGGCGAAAAACAAGGTGTTGATATCGGTGGAACCAACTCAACCAGTAATCACATCGAACTCCGTCCTCAAGGGCGTCTGTGCGAAGAAGCATCCCGCAGTGGAAGTTGTAAAGCAACCTCCTGCCACACAACAGGCTGCTCCTCTTAAGCGGCAACTCGATGTAAAGAAGGAGGAACCTGCGCTCAAAAAGAAGGAAGAGAAAAACAGCtcgtccagcagcagcagcaagcgtGAGAAAGAGAATCTTGCGCCCAAGGAGGTTGCACTGCCAGCCAAGCAGCAGCCCAGTAGCTCCAGCAAACTGCAGAGCAGCGAGTCTGCGAGCAACATAAACAGCAGCACCGCTACCAACACCAGTAGCGCCAATACTACTCGGAAGGAAGTTGCAAAGCCAGCGTCACAAACTGCGAGTGCCACCACTTTGAATCCTGCAAAGCGCACCGAAGTCGATGGCTGGAAGGAAGTAGTCCGCAAAAGTAGCGCCCAGCAGACCACAGCGGTGGGAGCGAGTGGAGCCCCACTGCCTGTCACAGCCACCAGTTCGGCCACCAGTGTGCAACATCATCCGCACCACCACCTAGCCAACAGCTCCAGCAACAGCTCAAGCTCCCTGACCACCAGCACTACTACAGCAGCGTCTTCGGTTCCCGAGATGACGTGCAAGAAGGTGCAAGTGCCCGTAAATGCCATCTCCAGGGTTATTGGACGAGGTGGAAGCAACATTAACGCCATTCGGGCCACCACTGGTGCTCACATCGAGGTGGAGAAGCAGGGCAAGAACCAATCAGAGCGTTGCATCACGATCAAGGGCTTAACCGATGCTACAAAACAGGCACATATGCTCATTTTGGCACTAATCAAGGATCCCGATGTGGACATATTGCAAATGCTGCCCAGGATTAACAGCAGTATTAAGCAGGCGTCTAGTGGCGGAGCAAGCACCCCGATGTCCGTGGGAACTTGGGACAATCGCACCGCTGCCGGTGTGAATGCGTATACCTTTTCTTCTGCCGCGTCCACCACCTCCACATCCTCCAGCTCGTCAGCTAGCTCTACTACACCAGCGGGAGCTTCGTACAGCAATGCGCACaagcagcaccaacagcagccgcagtcAGTGAAGGGCCCAAGTGGACGGTCATCAACGTCGGTCAAGTCTAATGGCAGTAGCACCAAGGTATCGGCTTCGAGTGGATCGGGTTCCCGGAGCGGCAGGGCTGGCAGTAGCTATCTTGCCCAACAGCAGCCTGGTCGCAGCTCTGGAGGTGGCTCTTCAAATGGCGTGATCAAGAGCAAGTCAGAAAGCTCTTCCAAATCCCTGCCAGCTGCACAAAAGAGCAGTACCACTTTGGGTAAATCATCGACTGTGTCACCGGGTGCACAGAATTTCGCAAAGGCAGCGGCTATTGGACAGTCCTCGCCCAAAAAGGCTGAGGGTGGTGCTACATCTGCGGTGGTCACCTCTGCCGGTGGACGCAGCAGTGGCGTGGTGGCTCCATTTGGACGTGGCAAGCCTGTAGCTGGCCAAGGAGGACCTGCAGCAACGGCGGCTTCCAACGTTGCCCAGCTGGGAAGTGTGagtggcaacagcaacatattGGCTGGACCAATTGGCACCTTTAATGTAGCGGATGTGGCTGCTGTGAATGCAGCcgcggcagcaggagcagcagcagctaccAACAGCAATGTGAAACCCATTGCTCCCATTGCACCGCCCAGTAAGCGAGTTGGATCTCCCACCCAAgtccagcaacagcatcaaacacagcagcagcaacaacagcaactaccCCAGCCCGCACCAGTTCCTGGCccacagccacaacaacagccgcttcagcagcagcaacaacaacaagctcctcagcagcagccacaacagccaaaccagcaacagcaaccacagACGTCCCAGCAAAATCTCGTGATCAATACAAACCTACTGAACGATCTGATGGCCGCCAGTGCAGCAAACACCACCAGCGATAGCTTCAGTGCCCAGCTAGCAGCCAAGTTGTCTAGCGCATATTCCCTGTTCAGTGACTACCAGCAGTCGCAGTGGGGCAAGTTGGGTGATCCAGGCATCGGCGGTGGAGCAGGAGCTGTTGGCGATGGTCTGCCGCAAGCGGATGCTTCCAAGGCACCAGGATACAATCGCAACATCCTTAGCTCGCCCGTTGGCAGTTCCAAGGCCTCGTCGAATCACTCCACCTCGCCTCCTGTGGGTAATGTGatccaacagcagcagcagcagcaaccgcaaTCTAGCCAACAAGCTCTCAACATTATCACCAGTGGACCAGGAGGGCCTGCTACAGCACCAGCCAGATCACCGATGGTGTCCGCCAACGAGGGCAATCCCGCTGTGGGTCAACCCTCCATGAATGGAACCCAAGGATTGGGTGAGACGGCTCCTGCTCATTCACCAGGCGTTATCAAACCGCCCACGGCCACAGTTCCCATCCAGCGTCATGTGCCCATGCCGATCTCTGCGCCGGAGGCCGGAGCACCGCCCACATTTGGAGCGATTGGTTCCAACCCAGCTAGCGGTAACAATTCTGCGGCTGCCCAAGCcgcagctgccgccgccgcctcgGCGATGATCGATCGTCAGC harbors:
- the mask gene encoding multiple ankyrin repeats single KH domain, isoform F, with the protein product MDKAATVDRSTSSTFLENLTKAMIRRFRYSVDYLLHLIVHDDIPESDPDSCPHEGEVREDEDETEEESEDSDESEGEEEEEDEEEIDVLQDNDADDEEIDDEDEEEDAPEVSSFLLDANNKRSSNISALLEAAANEKAPVLRHATHAIDETKQALTKMRCASSPRDKNGFSRSLVAACTDNDVNTVKRLLCKGNVNLNDAAASTDDGESLLSMACSAGYYELAQVLLAMSAAQVEDKGQKDSTPLMEAASAGHLDIVKLLLNHNADVNAHCATGNTPLMFACAGGQVDVVKVLLKHGANVEEQNENGHTPLMEAASAGHVEVAKVLLEHGAGINTHSNEFKESALTLACYKGHLDMVRFLLQAGADQEHKTDEMHTALMEASMDGHVEVARLLLDSGAQVNMPTDSFESPLTLAACGGHVELATLLIERGANIEEVNDEGYTPLMEAAREGHEEMVALLLSKGANINATTEETQETALTLACCGGFMEVAAFLIKEGANLELGASTPLMEASQEGHTDLVSFLLKKKANVHAETQTGDTALTHACENGHTDAAGVLLSYGAELEHESEGGRTPLMKACRAGHLCTVKFLIQKGANVNKQTTSNDHTALSLACAGGHQSVVELLLKNNADPFHKLKDNSTMLIEASKGGHTRVVELLFRYPNISPTENAASANVTQAAPTSNQPGPNQMRQKIMKQQLQHQLQQLNAPPGLHELSEAARASNQQHFHQQQFSSAGNGSSNIVAMGTGDFLDAGELQLTATAGMSAGAGTSTTGSETGMEEYGEVGGIDLTTLGAQQQEGLIAKSRLFHLQQQQQQQQQQQQQQQQQQQQQQQQQQQQQQPPAAGQHQLVPCKHFDLDMEHINSLQPPQKAPPAPPVLFHTVCQQPVMQQQQQQLQPGQLKLKAMLPNRNRALKTAEVVEFIDCPVDQQQPGEQVRTQPLGEDGKTPQFACAGEDPRLQRRRGFMPELKKGELPPESSSSDPNELALKGADNNQPVPTALDNSACAQIPARNSGGAITHSSEVLQSTAISDRPKVKATNKNNRKQAAAAAAAAAAAAAAAAAAAQHAQQVLPNPMVSIYNNLHLQHLQHPHLQFQQQLQLHHQRVAGLDNAAAAAAAAASSANMAYSISPASPLPSPTGSGNYVDQQLQQQSMDVALQRKTAMDDFRGMLETAVNGPRGRKDLALNTPQLNFFKDGWHMVGVHNFFGDQPKSPTETPPEMEETTMSSPTEADRLGSEPRAEMKNLATLCSAAAAAAAVAAVNKDQVEISSDLESECEDDAEGGAGADCEENTLPPEPIELAAALREDGIIVEEEEDDEEEDDDDEEQDTNSGEVDKLNYDDEDAEVDNDGEVDYIDEDEGGGEGEEEEDDADDDEFFLDEPDSDQGTGNNNNNSKSGASSLPLKQRKMATRLENLILNSQTVCDFPPELSNSELVHVLPQISNLKAAANSNAALNSVLQQQLAAASAAAAHAKASVVHQKQQHGEGDQQCEDDGSASASELYSGLEHFANDGEMEDIFQELASSLNYPELAEFSLNQMCKGRFAGNWAQSSGKWTGQEQLVGVVRSPGLINPGDVPQDAQRQANLVLLDYPMQQNIQLEQRLLDAEEMHLQQHQQTPLSLLPFTDEQQQQLHHQALSNASDFQQHQQLALENDPELKQQLQQNSNARIIKAVAAQHQQQPPTNFVYNVESGDKNAPPVQLLFQLPPHMAQHQAQQQQGVGEPLTEQQQQQLHAEQAHLFQHRTGGQRPPTQSELEQVAQELLLQRSGQVPAGAPVVGVQAIPLKQKHFNLHPPPCPPTCVQHQVATQTHPASVVVPQPAVGYTQFALQASQQQQMQQNELSIWPMATPTPAPSSGVSSTKSMPGGIAKKAIDKQSRKERRCVVRQTPAGIQENTKLHLQPQVATAQQQFLVQNQLAVATTVSLDKTIEIDSETESNHDTALTLACAGGHEELVELLINRGANIEHRDKKGFTPLILAATAGHDKVVDILLKHSAELEAQSERTKDTPLSLACSGGRYEVVELLLSVGANKEHRNVSDYTPLSLAASGGYVNIIKLLLSHGAEINSRTGSKLGISPLMLAAMNGHTPAVKLLLDQGSDINAQIETNRNTALTLACFQGRHEVVSLLLDRRANVEHRAKTGLTPLMEAASGGYIEVGRVLLDKGADVNAAPVPTSRDTALTIAADKGHQKFVELLLSRNASVEVKNKKGNSPLWLAAHGGHLSVVELLYDHNADIDSQDNRRVSCLMAAFRKGHTKIVKWMVQYVSQFPSDQEMIRFIGTISDKELIDKCFDCMKILRSAKEAQAVKANKNASILLEELDLERTREESRKAAAARRRERKKKKKMEKKEEKRRQQQGNGPGGDDMQGDDDDASDKDDDSDKDDEDEEAAPAAAREEGDSGIDQGSCSSGDTKGARFGGSQSAQAAEAAANSVSTNSQGKKNKKQAKNKVLISVEPTQPVITSNSVLKGVCAKKHPAVEVVKQPPATQQAAPLKRQLDVKKEEPALKKKEEKNSSSSSSSKREKENLAPKEVALPAKQQPSSSSKLQSSESASNINSSTATNTSSANTTRKEVAKPASQTASATTLNPAKRTEVDGWKEVVRKSSAQQTTAVGASGAPLPVTATSSATSVQHHPHHHLANSSSNSSSSLTTSTTTAASSVPEMTCKKVQVPVNAISRVIGRGGSNINAIRATTGAHIEVEKQGKNQSERCITIKGLTDATKQAHMLILALIKDPDVDILQMLPRINSSIKQASSGGASTPMSVGTWDNRTAAGVNAYTFSSAASTTSTSSSSSASSTTPAGASYSNAHKQHQQQPQSVKGPSGRSSTSVKSNGSSTKVSASSGSGSRSGRAGSSYLAQQQPGRSSGGGSSNGVIKSKSESSSKSLPAAQKSSTTLGKSSTVSPGAQNFAKAAAIGQSSPKKAEGGATSAVVTSAGGRSSGVVAPFGRGKPVAGQGGPAATAASNVAQLGSVSGNSNILAGPIGTFNVADVAAVNAAAAAGAAAATNSNVKPIAPIAPPSKRVGSPTQVQQQHQTQQQQQQQLPQPAPVPGPQPQQQPLQQQQQQQAPQQQPQQPNQQQQPQTSQQNLVINTNLLNDLMAASAANTTSDSFSAQLAAKLSSAYSLFSDYQQSQWGKLGDPGIGGGAGAVGDGLPQADASKAPGYNRNILSSPVGSSKASSNHSTSPPVGNVIQQQQQQQPQSSQQALNIITSGPGGPATAPARSPMVSANEGNPAVGQPSMNGTQGLGETAPAHSPGVIKPPTATVPIQRHVPMPISAPEAGAPPTFGAIGSNPASGNNSAAAQAAAAAAASAMIDRQQQNLQNLQTLQNLQRMVGASQQQQPQQQLNYPMDPTSSFIVDANNVLRLNPRVIFPQGNTKPPQPPPQGGTQSNVFGGNPGRQPPGTGARQPGGAAAQRWYGGTLEYPSYTGRDMLHLENGAGGMAGMGSPSAMSPNHDDIRKMPRPIGTERAASWKYNNFNVGGPSLNMEDALASVLPPWAHELKAQPPGLQQPPPPPQSQQQQQQPLNWLKQQPQQQQYRAYNNGPYPQQQQQHEPMNMPMDYHNMQAPPNMSQQQQQHVNLMPSYGYQHFVGAPGAVDISAHMPDKMEVWDHHDKHMPWTNYTTNWSN